In Cololabis saira isolate AMF1-May2022 chromosome 1, fColSai1.1, whole genome shotgun sequence, the following proteins share a genomic window:
- the LOC133450181 gene encoding E3 ubiquitin-protein ligase NEURL1-like, whose product MTPRSPASLLESTALPSCRAALADECSICYENAVDAVIYACGHMCLCYSCGLRLKRTSNACCPICRREIRDVIRTYRST is encoded by the exons ATGACCCCCCGTTCGCCGGCCAGCCTCCTGGAGTCGACCGCGCTCCCATCATGCCGAGCGGCGTTAGCGGACGAGTGCTCCATCTGCTACGAGAACGCGGTGGACGCGGTGATCTACGCCTGCGGACACATGTGTCTCTGCTACTCCTGCGGCCTCCGGCTCAAGAGGACGAGCAACGCCTGCTGCCCCATCTGCAGGAGAGAGATCCGCGACGTCATCAGGAC CTACCGCAGCACCTAA